The window CAATGATGTTAATTCTTAGGTAAACAAGAGCAAGCAACAAGGTGAAGAATTTCCCGACTATCGTATCTTGGTTATACAGCCGTCAAACTTTTTTGATCGCTGGCACTCTACTATTTTCAGTCAGTCCTCTCCTTTGCGGCTTACTTTACTTTGGGGCTGCATTAGTCTCAATCTTTAACTGGAAGCAGGTGATTTTTACCAGGGAGCGTATAGTTCTTACTGTTTGTATTGTAGTCTTGTCTATTGGGCTAGCTTTCCGGAAGGTTGAACCGGAGAGAATTCTTCCTGGTTCAATATCTTTAAGTGATTATATTCCTTTTTTACCCTTCTTCTTCCTAATCAGCTTAGAACCGTTTTCGGAATCGGAAATTACTAATTTTTTTTATGCTTTGATTCTGACAATTCCACAACAGTTTCTCTTGGCAGTTGGGGAGAATTATCTAGGTTGGTATGGAAGGTTTTATTTTTTAGGAGAACAGTTTCCCCTAATTGATGTATGCGTAGGCCCGATTGCACGAGGTCTTAAAACTTCAGCTAGTTTTTTCAATCCAAATATTTTTTCAGTTTATTGTATATTTTGTGCAGGAATTTGCTTGAATTTGTTAATAGCTGAACTCAAGCCCTTCACTCTTAATTATACTATTAATTTAAAATTAGGCATACGGATTTTAGTTCCTTTTTTTGGCCTAGCTCTCTGCACAACTTTGATAATATGGTCAGGTTCAGATGCTGGATTAATGATTTTTTTACTTAGCACTATTATTTGGCTGTCCTGGATGACAGATAAATGGCTATATCTGATAACCATTGGCGCAGTCGGTACTCTTATAGCTTTCATCTCTTTAAACAGCTTTGGTTGGCTAACGCAGTTTGTAACTTTTCTAATTCCCCAAAGGCTTTTGACTCTTCTAAATTCAGTACTAGCGTCTTGGAATGACAGAAAGCCTTTTTATAAATGTGCTGTTCAGTTAATTCAGAAAAAGCCACTTTTCGGTTGGGGGATTGGGAAGTTTTCACAAGAGTGTGCGAATCGTACAGGAATGGAAATGGCTCACGCTCATAATATAGTTTTGCAACTTGGAGCAGATACTGGCTTGCCTCTCGCTATATTATTTTTATCTTTTTTAGGATATATATTGTTTTCTTGTATCCATTTCCTCCGAACAGTAAGAACAAAAAAGAGTATGACTTACCAATTGTCGGCAGGGTTAATTATAGTATCGATATCTATAATGTTGATGCAAGCTTTTGACTTAGGACTCCTGATGTCTTATCGATTAAATTTCCTGTTCTGGATTTGTCTTGCCATACCATACTCCCTGGCATCTCAACCTAAAGTTTCAAAAGCTTTGTAAGTAAGCCGTGTTATGTACCAAGATTCACAAACTAACAACAAGCCAGTACAACTCCACGTCATGCATAGTTGGGGGGGAGGAATAGAACGATGGGTACGAGACTACTCCCATACAGACATTCTGCGAACTAACTTAGTTTTAAAGTCCTCAGGAGTTCCAGGGATTCCTGGACAAAGGCTTGAACTATATCAATCCATTGACATCGATATACCAACTCGTGTTTGGGAGCTTACTCTCCCTATTCATGCTACTTCTGTTACTAATCTGGATTATCGTTATGCCCTAGATGAAATTATTAATCACTTTAATGTTAGTGCTATCCTGATTTCATCATTTATTGGTCATTCATTGGATATTCTTAATACTAATCTAGAGACTACAGTTATTTGCCATGACTACTATCCCTTTTGTCCAGCTATAAACATTTACTTTGGCAAGGTATGTAAGGAGTGTAATTTCAGTCATTTACAGCATTGTTTTAAAGAAAATCCATACAATAATTTATTTCCTCAAGCCTCAGCTTCAGAATGGATGCCGATTCGTAAGAGTTTTTTAAAGTTAATTCAGCATCATAAAGTTACACTAGTCGCGCCTTCTGATTCAGTTAAGCGTAACTTAATTAAGCTGGAACCCGCTCTTGCCAATGTTCAGTTTAAGATAATTCCTCATGGAGCAGAGTTGCCAATTCATTCTGATATAGAACTGGATGATCTACATCAGGAGAATAGAAAGCTAAAAATTCTTATTTTAGGACGATTAGTATTTCACAAGGGTTTAGAGCTGCTCAAAGAAATATATCAAGAAATTCTTGATGTTGCGGATATTTTTTTGTTGGGGTGTGGTGCTACAGGTCAAAATTTTCAAGAAATGCCTGGAATCCATATAGTTGCTGAACAATACTCCCTAGATGACTTGCCAAAACTTGTAGGACAAATATCTCCTGACTTAGGTCTTCTTTTATCGATTGTTCCGGAAACATTTAGCTATACTTTGAGCGAACTTTCCCTTTTAGAAATTCCAGTTTTAGCAACGAATCTAGGTAGCTTTCAAGATCGTATAAAAGAAGGAGTTAATGGATTTTTAGTTACTCCTGAAAAGAATGCTCTCATTGATAAAATTAGAGAATTGTCTGAGCAGCGGCACCTTTTGGCTAAGGTTAGCACTTACCTAAAAGGTATATCCCATCGAACGTTGCAAGAGATGGTAGAGAACTACTACGAGGTGGTAACGCTGACTCATCCTCCTCAATCAAAAGCGTCCAGGGAATTAAATGCTCTCAACTTAGAGCCGTCGGAGTTGGAGCGATCGCACTCTCAGATTGTCAACACTCAGATTAAGTTAGAGCAAACGCAGACTCAATTACAACAGACTCAGGCAGAATTAAATAAAGCCCTGTTTCAGATGCAAGAAACCAAATTTGGGCTTGAGCGATCGCAGAGTCAGTTAGAGCGATCGCAGAGTCAGTTAGAGCGATCGCACTCCCAGTTGCAACATACTCAAGCTGAATTAGGGAAATCTCAGTCCCAACTGTTGCAGGCTAAGGCTTTAATTTCCGGCATGGAAAGCAGTAAATTCTGGAGGCTAAGATTAGCTTGGTTTAAAGTCAAGGATATTCTAAATCTCGTCTCCGATTCAGAAATTTATCGCCCTAATGCTCTTGCCAGTCTCTCTGATAACAGCCGCTTCAACAACAACCCTGGCTTCTCTAAAAACATCTCAAAAATGTTTGCCTTTATTAGTGGCTGTCCAGGGGATGCTTATCGATATCGATGTCACCATCAGGCAGAAATACTAAGGTATGTCGGCTATGCCGTTGATGTCTACGAACCCAATTTATTTCTCTATGAAGAACTTCTAAAGAACTATAGGATAATCGTTGCCCATCGCGTTCCTTATACTTACGAATTTGAACAGTTCGTTGCGAAGGCTAACAACCTGGGTCTAAAGGTTATTTTTGAAACGGATGATTTAGTCTTTGATACATCTCTCTTGCATCAAATTGATGCTTATATGAAGATGGATCTCAAAGACAAGCAGCTTTACGAAGATGGGGTGAGGCGATATCGCAAGGCCTTGAGCTTGTGTGAGGCTGTCGTTGTTAGTACGGAAAAACTGAAGCAGAAAATAGAAAAGAGTTTTCCTGAAAAGGCTGTTGTTATTTCTCGAAATCGTATCAGCAGCGACATGGAACAAGAGGCTATTAAAGCTCGTGATATCTATATTCCTGACGATCAGCTAATCAGAATTGCCTATTTCAGTGGGACCAGAACCCATGCAAAAGATTTTGCAGAATGCGTTTATGCTCTAAGTAGTATCCTAAAAGAGTTCCCTGACGTTCGCTTGATGGTCGTTGGGCATCTAGATATTCCAGAAGAACTCCAGCCATTTTCATCTCAAATTGAAAAATTTCCTTTCCTTCCTTGGCAAGATTTACCGGGGCTATACCGAAAAGTTACCATCAATCTCGCACCCCTGGAAAAAAATAACGACTTTACGGAATCAAAAAGCGAACTTAAGTATTTTGAAGCAGGGCTTGTCTCCGTTCCGACTGTTGCCTCCAATTGGGGGGCTTTTCGGGTTGGTATTACCGATGGAGTGAATGGACGGCTGTGCAGCAATCCTCAAGAGTGGGAGAATGCTCTACGGGAACTGATCACTAACCCCAAGTTACGGCAGGAAATGGGGCAGAAGGCGTTTGATGATGTCAATGCTCGATATCTTACCCGCACAGCAGCGACTCTAACGGGGAAAGCATGGCAAACGCTTGTTGGAGGAAAGATATTACCCGATAAACCTCTATCCATTGCTTTTGTTCTTCGAGCGCCTATTGCTCAAACAGGAGGAGGTTATAAGCATATTTTTTATCTAGCTCATTACTTAGCTGAGCAAGGTCACAACGTAAATATCTATGTTGAACCGATGGCACATCTGACAGGCTTTACTCCCGAACAAGTACAAAAATTCTGTGAGGAGAACTTTGGGAAGAGTAAAGCAATTATTCATTGTGGTCACGCTGATATTGTGGAATCTGATGTGGCGATCGCAACAAACTGGCCAACTGCTTATGTCGTTGATAAGCTAGTTAATACAAGATTTAAAGCGTACTACGTTCAAGATTATGAACCTTACTTTTATGAACCTGATGATCCTTGTTTTCTTCAGGCAGAAGCCACCTATGATTTGCCGTTAGGTATAATTTGTCTCGACAAGTATTTATCCCAAGTGTTGAGCAAAAGGAATCGAATTCAATACCCTTATATCAACTTTCCCTTGAATGAAGCGTTTTTAGCTAAAGCTCCAGTTTTGACTCGTCATTGCAATCCTGATCGGTCTTGCTCGATACTGTTCTTTGCTCGACCAAACATTCCCCGACGTAATTTTGCTGTTGGAGTAGAAGCTTTAGATAAATTGCATCAGCAAAATCCTGATGTACAAATTAAATTGTACGGAATGGAAGAAGCTATAGAACTCCCATTTCCTTATCAAAATTTAGGCGTTTTAACTCAGTCGGAAGCCGCAGAAGCCATGCGCTCATCTGATATCCATTTATCTTTCTCCCTAACTAACATCAGTACAGTTGTATTTGAAGCGATGGCTTGTGGATGTGCAACTGTTGAGGCGGATGTTCCTCCAGTTCGAGGTATGGTTGAGGATGGAAAGACTTGTATTTTAGCAGAACCCAATTCCCAAGCTGTTTCTGAAGCGTTGATGGAACTTGTCAATAATCCTGTGTTGCGACGAGAAATTGCGAGCGCTGGATATGAATCAGCTAAAACACTAACAGTAGCAAGGATGTGTTCTAAATTTGAGCAGTTACTCAATCAATATACTTTTAGAACAGCCTGAATGAATTTCTAGACCTTTATCATTGTTTC of the Allocoleopsis franciscana PCC 7113 genome contains:
- a CDS encoding O-antigen ligase family protein; the encoded protein is MKNFPTIVSWLYSRQTFLIAGTLLFSVSPLLCGLLYFGAALVSIFNWKQVIFTRERIVLTVCIVVLSIGLAFRKVEPERILPGSISLSDYIPFLPFFFLISLEPFSESEITNFFYALILTIPQQFLLAVGENYLGWYGRFYFLGEQFPLIDVCVGPIARGLKTSASFFNPNIFSVYCIFCAGICLNLLIAELKPFTLNYTINLKLGIRILVPFFGLALCTTLIIWSGSDAGLMIFLLSTIIWLSWMTDKWLYLITIGAVGTLIAFISLNSFGWLTQFVTFLIPQRLLTLLNSVLASWNDRKPFYKCAVQLIQKKPLFGWGIGKFSQECANRTGMEMAHAHNIVLQLGADTGLPLAILFLSFLGYILFSCIHFLRTVRTKKSMTYQLSAGLIIVSISIMLMQAFDLGLLMSYRLNFLFWICLAIPYSLASQPKVSKAL
- a CDS encoding rhamnosyltransferase WsaF family glycosyltransferase; this translates as MYQDSQTNNKPVQLHVMHSWGGGIERWVRDYSHTDILRTNLVLKSSGVPGIPGQRLELYQSIDIDIPTRVWELTLPIHATSVTNLDYRYALDEIINHFNVSAILISSFIGHSLDILNTNLETTVICHDYYPFCPAINIYFGKVCKECNFSHLQHCFKENPYNNLFPQASASEWMPIRKSFLKLIQHHKVTLVAPSDSVKRNLIKLEPALANVQFKIIPHGAELPIHSDIELDDLHQENRKLKILILGRLVFHKGLELLKEIYQEILDVADIFLLGCGATGQNFQEMPGIHIVAEQYSLDDLPKLVGQISPDLGLLLSIVPETFSYTLSELSLLEIPVLATNLGSFQDRIKEGVNGFLVTPEKNALIDKIRELSEQRHLLAKVSTYLKGISHRTLQEMVENYYEVVTLTHPPQSKASRELNALNLEPSELERSHSQIVNTQIKLEQTQTQLQQTQAELNKALFQMQETKFGLERSQSQLERSQSQLERSHSQLQHTQAELGKSQSQLLQAKALISGMESSKFWRLRLAWFKVKDILNLVSDSEIYRPNALASLSDNSRFNNNPGFSKNISKMFAFISGCPGDAYRYRCHHQAEILRYVGYAVDVYEPNLFLYEELLKNYRIIVAHRVPYTYEFEQFVAKANNLGLKVIFETDDLVFDTSLLHQIDAYMKMDLKDKQLYEDGVRRYRKALSLCEAVVVSTEKLKQKIEKSFPEKAVVISRNRISSDMEQEAIKARDIYIPDDQLIRIAYFSGTRTHAKDFAECVYALSSILKEFPDVRLMVVGHLDIPEELQPFSSQIEKFPFLPWQDLPGLYRKVTINLAPLEKNNDFTESKSELKYFEAGLVSVPTVASNWGAFRVGITDGVNGRLCSNPQEWENALRELITNPKLRQEMGQKAFDDVNARYLTRTAATLTGKAWQTLVGGKILPDKPLSIAFVLRAPIAQTGGGYKHIFYLAHYLAEQGHNVNIYVEPMAHLTGFTPEQVQKFCEENFGKSKAIIHCGHADIVESDVAIATNWPTAYVVDKLVNTRFKAYYVQDYEPYFYEPDDPCFLQAEATYDLPLGIICLDKYLSQVLSKRNRIQYPYINFPLNEAFLAKAPVLTRHCNPDRSCSILFFARPNIPRRNFAVGVEALDKLHQQNPDVQIKLYGMEEAIELPFPYQNLGVLTQSEAAEAMRSSDIHLSFSLTNISTVVFEAMACGCATVEADVPPVRGMVEDGKTCILAEPNSQAVSEALMELVNNPVLRREIASAGYESAKTLTVARMCSKFEQLLNQYTFRTA